One segment of Salvelinus alpinus chromosome 1, SLU_Salpinus.1, whole genome shotgun sequence DNA contains the following:
- the LOC139581030 gene encoding uncharacterized protein isoform X1 — translation MTTSMGSLKKIKTEFLRCERGKEEAVEFLSQIKEIVLKHRNSKIPLAKPKSYELRIGGLEDTVHAGDGEQLEVWKDCYLPERMEMVVIGALDDFRCSAAGWQLVLLLCEDGNVYAYEFEVLHLVARSLEDLFKSGAEFPGLEKFRFGECFEELTEEEMEKQMQCDEIKKIDDEHIQFRRRLEIEMLEDLKAIKQSESTFQPNKVMKSQVGPYFQGLHWEYCKPSRNLTCQMPLVGLDHVL, via the exons ATGACCACGTCAATGGG GTCGTTAAAGAAGATAAAGACTGAGTTTCTTCGCTGTGAGAGGGGAAAAGAAG AAGCTGTAGAATTCCTCAGCCAAATCAAAGAGATTGTGTTGAAACATCGCAACAGCAAGATTCCTCTTGCAAAGCCGAAAAGTTACGAGTTGAGAATCGGGGGTCTGGAAGACACTGTCCACGCTGGAGATGGTGAACAGTTAGAAGTTTGGAAAGACTGCTACCTTCCAGAGAGAATGGAGATGGTGGTCATTGGTGCCCTGGATGACTTCCGATGTTCGGCAGCAGGATGGCAGCTGGTTCTCCTGTTATGTGAAGATGGCAACGTCTACGCCTACGAGTTTGAAGTTCTACACCTGGTTGCCAGAAGCTTGGAGGATCTCTTTAAATCTGGAGCGGAGTTCCCAGGACTGGAGAAATTCAGATTTGGAGAATGCTTTGAGGAATTG actgaggaagagatggagaaacagatgcaatgtgatgaaataaagaaAATCGATGACGAGCATATTCAGTTCCGAAGAAGATTGGAGATTGAGATGCTGGAGGATCTCAAAGCAATCAAGCAATCTGAG TCAACCTTTCAACCCAACAAAGTAATGAAGAGCCAAGTCGGACCGTATTTTCAAGGCCTTCATTGGGAGTACTGCAAACCATCAAGAAATCTCACGTGTCAAATGCCATTGGTGGGCCTCGACCATGTCTTGTGA
- the LOC139581030 gene encoding uncharacterized protein isoform X2: MSLKKIKTEFLRCERGKEEAVEFLSQIKEIVLKHRNSKIPLAKPKSYELRIGGLEDTVHAGDGEQLEVWKDCYLPERMEMVVIGALDDFRCSAAGWQLVLLLCEDGNVYAYEFEVLHLVARSLEDLFKSGAEFPGLEKFRFGECFEELTEEEMEKQMQCDEIKKIDDEHIQFRRRLEIEMLEDLKAIKQSESTFQPNKVMKSQVGPYFQGLHWEYCKPSRNLTCQMPLVGLDHVL; this comes from the exons AT GTCGTTAAAGAAGATAAAGACTGAGTTTCTTCGCTGTGAGAGGGGAAAAGAAG AAGCTGTAGAATTCCTCAGCCAAATCAAAGAGATTGTGTTGAAACATCGCAACAGCAAGATTCCTCTTGCAAAGCCGAAAAGTTACGAGTTGAGAATCGGGGGTCTGGAAGACACTGTCCACGCTGGAGATGGTGAACAGTTAGAAGTTTGGAAAGACTGCTACCTTCCAGAGAGAATGGAGATGGTGGTCATTGGTGCCCTGGATGACTTCCGATGTTCGGCAGCAGGATGGCAGCTGGTTCTCCTGTTATGTGAAGATGGCAACGTCTACGCCTACGAGTTTGAAGTTCTACACCTGGTTGCCAGAAGCTTGGAGGATCTCTTTAAATCTGGAGCGGAGTTCCCAGGACTGGAGAAATTCAGATTTGGAGAATGCTTTGAGGAATTG actgaggaagagatggagaaacagatgcaatgtgatgaaataaagaaAATCGATGACGAGCATATTCAGTTCCGAAGAAGATTGGAGATTGAGATGCTGGAGGATCTCAAAGCAATCAAGCAATCTGAG TCAACCTTTCAACCCAACAAAGTAATGAAGAGCCAAGTCGGACCGTATTTTCAAGGCCTTCATTGGGAGTACTGCAAACCATCAAGAAATCTCACGTGTCAAATGCCATTGGTGGGCCTCGACCATGTCTTGTGA
- the LOC139581030 gene encoding uncharacterized protein isoform X3, producing MKISHYIEAVEFLSQIKEIVLKHRNSKIPLAKPKSYELRIGGLEDTVHAGDGEQLEVWKDCYLPERMEMVVIGALDDFRCSAAGWQLVLLLCEDGNVYAYEFEVLHLVARSLEDLFKSGAEFPGLEKFRFGECFEELTEEEMEKQMQCDEIKKIDDEHIQFRRRLEIEMLEDLKAIKQSESTFQPNKVMKSQVGPYFQGLHWEYCKPSRNLTCQMPLVGLDHVL from the exons ATGAAGATATCTCATTATATAG AAGCTGTAGAATTCCTCAGCCAAATCAAAGAGATTGTGTTGAAACATCGCAACAGCAAGATTCCTCTTGCAAAGCCGAAAAGTTACGAGTTGAGAATCGGGGGTCTGGAAGACACTGTCCACGCTGGAGATGGTGAACAGTTAGAAGTTTGGAAAGACTGCTACCTTCCAGAGAGAATGGAGATGGTGGTCATTGGTGCCCTGGATGACTTCCGATGTTCGGCAGCAGGATGGCAGCTGGTTCTCCTGTTATGTGAAGATGGCAACGTCTACGCCTACGAGTTTGAAGTTCTACACCTGGTTGCCAGAAGCTTGGAGGATCTCTTTAAATCTGGAGCGGAGTTCCCAGGACTGGAGAAATTCAGATTTGGAGAATGCTTTGAGGAATTG actgaggaagagatggagaaacagatgcaatgtgatgaaataaagaaAATCGATGACGAGCATATTCAGTTCCGAAGAAGATTGGAGATTGAGATGCTGGAGGATCTCAAAGCAATCAAGCAATCTGAG TCAACCTTTCAACCCAACAAAGTAATGAAGAGCCAAGTCGGACCGTATTTTCAAGGCCTTCATTGGGAGTACTGCAAACCATCAAGAAATCTCACGTGTCAAATGCCATTGGTGGGCCTCGACCATGTCTTGTGA